In Fluviicola taffensis DSM 16823, the following are encoded in one genomic region:
- a CDS encoding helix-turn-helix domain-containing protein: MQVITMESETFKYLIELIEGLKTSIDDKDNKTANCEWLDNQDVCQMLKVTPRTLQNYRDQGKIGFTSINSKIFYRKDDIEKFLMDNYKAPFKKKWLK; the protein is encoded by the coding sequence ATGCAAGTAATTACAATGGAATCAGAAACCTTCAAATATTTAATTGAATTAATTGAAGGGCTAAAAACATCAATTGATGATAAGGATAATAAAACAGCTAATTGCGAGTGGCTAGACAACCAAGACGTTTGTCAAATGCTAAAAGTAACTCCTCGGACTTTGCAAAATTATCGTGATCAAGGAAAGATTGGCTTCACTTCAATCAACTCAAAAATATTCTATCGCAAAGACGATATTGAAAAATTCTTAATGGATAATTACAAAGCTCCATTTAAAAAAAAGTGGCTGAAGTAA
- a CDS encoding site-specific integrase produces MSSVSIILRKDKVNKKGEYPIHFRIIKYRKVNYISSGFSTLESNWDEKNKRIKARGSDSKETASRINAQISKRFSEIQQEVISLETSNRNVSIKTIKDKVIGKKSMDFFEFANSVTESYLTDSKIGTYSKTKGIIEKLKKYDSSLSFIDITPKFLTAYEAYLRTKLNNSTNTIHTNLKFIRTVFNKAFQQDIIELSSSPFLKFKMKTEKVQRDYLTEDELKIFAEVDTQGNLKLELHQDMFVFAAYSGGLRISDILQLQWIHFDDSHINFTIKKTGSQISIKIPNIALNIIEKYNLTQSEKTSYIFPMLPEDTYLRDAIGQDKAISSATAVINKNLKTLAKLAKIEKNISFHISRHTWATRALRKGMSIDKVSKLMGHSAIKETQIYAKIVNSELDKAMDIFND; encoded by the coding sequence ATGTCGTCAGTATCAATAATACTAAGAAAGGATAAGGTAAATAAAAAAGGAGAATATCCAATTCACTTTAGAATAATAAAATACCGAAAAGTAAACTACATTTCCTCAGGATTTTCAACTCTTGAATCAAATTGGGATGAGAAAAATAAACGCATAAAAGCTAGAGGTAGTGATAGCAAGGAAACTGCCTCACGAATCAATGCTCAAATATCAAAACGATTTTCTGAAATTCAACAAGAAGTCATAAGTCTTGAAACTTCGAACAGAAATGTCAGTATAAAAACAATCAAAGACAAGGTGATTGGTAAGAAATCAATGGATTTTTTTGAATTCGCAAACTCTGTCACCGAATCTTATCTTACTGATTCTAAAATTGGCACTTACTCCAAAACAAAAGGAATCATTGAAAAATTGAAAAAATACGACTCATCACTATCATTTATTGACATAACCCCTAAATTTCTCACAGCTTATGAAGCTTATTTAAGAACAAAATTGAATAATTCAACGAACACTATACATACAAACCTAAAGTTTATTCGAACAGTTTTCAATAAAGCATTTCAACAAGATATTATCGAATTATCTTCCAGTCCATTTTTGAAATTTAAAATGAAAACTGAAAAGGTACAACGAGATTATCTGACAGAAGATGAACTAAAAATATTCGCTGAAGTTGATACTCAGGGAAATCTAAAATTAGAACTACATCAAGATATGTTTGTTTTTGCAGCTTATTCAGGTGGACTTCGCATATCAGATATTTTACAATTACAATGGATTCATTTTGATGATTCACATATTAACTTTACCATAAAAAAGACTGGTAGTCAAATTTCAATTAAAATCCCAAACATTGCATTGAATATTATTGAGAAATATAATTTAACACAATCAGAGAAAACGAGCTATATTTTTCCAATGCTTCCAGAAGATACCTATTTAAGAGACGCCATTGGACAAGATAAAGCAATAAGCTCAGCGACAGCGGTGATTAATAAAAATCTAAAAACACTGGCGAAACTGGCGAAAATTGAAAAGAATATCAGTTTTCATATTTCTCGTCACACCTGGGCAACGCGAGCACTCCGAAAAGGAATGTCGATTGATAAGGTTTCTAAATTAATGGGACATTCAGCAATTAAAGAAACTCAGATTTACGCAAAAATTGTGAATTCAGAATTGGATAAAGCAATGGATATATTTAACGATTAA